The sequence AATACGGATAGGTTTATTAACACGATGTGCTTCACTAGAAAGTAAGTATTTAAGCAGTTCGACACGCTCAAACGCCGTACGTTCTTCTAAACTAGGCAGTGTAATAATAATCGGAATACGACGCATAAATGTTTTTAAAAGCGAAGATTCCGGATTTTCGGTAGTAGCTCCGATAATTAAAACGTTCGATTTTCGGGTTCGATCTGTTTCGCCAAGTTTATTATACGTACCAGAATCCATCAAGTAAAAAATCATTTCTTGACCTTCAGGAGGGAGACGGTGAATTTCATCAAGGAACAAAATTCCACCTTCTGCTTTTTCTACAAGTCCGCCTTTGTCATTGTCAGCGCCAGTAAAAGCACCTTTTACATGACCAAAAATGTGCGACATCAAAAGTTGCGGATTATTATAGTAATCGGCGCAGTTAAAAATAATAAATGGTGCATCGGCAGGAAGACGTTTGGCGTGTTGCGAAAAACGATACATCAAATTAGCAAAAAGTGTCTTACCAACACCAGTTTGTCCGAGAATCATTGTATGTAAACCATTTGGTGGGTAGAGTACTGCAGCTTTGGCCTGCTCCACAGGGGTTTTAAGGCTATCATTAACGCCAATTAAATCATCAAAAGGGCTTCTTTCAACAATGCTTGGTTTTAGCATTTTTAAAAGGGACTCACAGCTATCAAATTCCAATTCATTATCGGAAAGTGTGCGTCCAATTTCATCTTCAACAGCTCTTTTAGGAAAATAAAGCACTGGTCGGCCAACGATTTTAATGATTTTTCCTTGTCTGTGAAGTTCATTCAATTCCATGCTGACGTTATTTCTCAAAATAGACAATGTTTCTGAAATAGTACTAGCTGTAAAGCCTTCATTTTTCTCTAATTGCTCGCGAATAGTCTTAGTGGAAGGATTTTCTAAAATAAATTCATAAATACGGTCAATACGCTTCATTATAAAACCTCCATTTAGTGTATCGGTGGACGATTAGTGTATTATAAACGAGCAATACACTCTAGAATTCTGTATTTATCTTAGCATGACTAGTGAAAATGTCAATGTTTATTTACTAAAAATCAAATTGACTAGCTACCCAGATAGTACTATTATATAGAAGGAACAAATAAAATCGATGAGGTGTTCATAATGTCAAAAGTACTATTTATTAAAGCGTCACCACTTCCAAATGAAGTATCAAGAAGCTCGCAAGTTGCCGAAACGTTTATGGCTGAATATAAAGCCAAAAATCCTTCTGATACAGTAGAAGAATTAGTTTTGTACAATACAGAAGTACCATTATTAGATTTAGAATTAATGACAGCTGGCAGAGAATTACAAGCTGGAAAAGCTTTCACTGATTTAGCGCCAGATGTACAAAAAAAATTAAATGCCTATAATTCGCTTACGGAACAATTCCTAGCAGCGGACAAATATGTTTTTGTGTTCCCACTTTGGAACCTTGGGATTCCGCCATTATTAAAAGCTTATATTGATACTTTTGTAGTTGCTGGAAAATCTTTCCGTTATACTGACCACGGTCCAGAAGCACTTTTAAAAGATAAAAAAGCAATCCTAATCCATGGTAGCGGTGGTATTTATTCTGCTGGACCAACAAGTTCATTTACTCACGGAGAACCTTATTTACGTACGATTTTACAATTTATCGGTATTAACGTTGTACCATCAATCTTTGTAGAAGGAATTGATCACAATCCGAGCAAAGAAGCGGAAATCGTTGCAGCTGCTAAAGCGGTAGCGCAGGAAAGTGCTCGAGAATTCTAAAAAGTTTGTGAAAAAAACATTTCTTGCTAATGACACTAAGATAGTATTATCAACTGTCTAGACCAATACAAACACATAAAAAGATTGCTAATCCCTTTATAAATTGGTAAAGTAGAGAAGTAGATTGATCGATAAAGTGCTGAATTAACTCGGCACTTTATTTTGTTAATTACTCGAAAGGGATGAATTAGGATGGAAGAGCAGAAAGAAGAATTGCAAAGGGGACTGAAAAATAGACACATTCAGTTAATCGCGATTGGCGGAGCAATTGGTACAGGGCTTTTTCTAGGAGCAGGGAAGTCAATTCATTTAGCCGGACCTTCTATCATGTTAGTTTACTTAATTATTGGGGCTATTTTATTCTTTGTTATGAGAGCTTTGGGTGAATTATTAATACATAACCCAACAACAGGATCATTTACAGAATTTGCAGAGCAATTTATTGGACCGTGGGCTGGCTTTATTACTGGTTGGACCTATTGGTTCTGCTGGATTGTGACAGGTATTGCGGAAATTACGGCGGTTGGCATGTACGTGAAATTTTGGGTGCCAGACTTACCACAATGGATTCCAGCACTTGCATGTGTTTTAATACTTCTATTGTTTAACTTAGCGACCGTTAAAGCTTTTGGTGAAATCGAATTTTGGTTTGCGATTATAAAAGTGGTTGTCATTATAGCCTTAATTGTTATTGGATTTGTACTCGTATTTATTGGTTACAAACATGGTACAAGTACAGCTTCATTTTCTAATTTAGTAGATTATGGCGGCTTTTTCCCAAATGGAATTGCCGGTTTCTTACTAGCATTCCAAATGGCGACATTTTCTTTTGTCGGAATTGAGCTTGTTGGCGTTACCGCTGGAGAAGCAGATGATCCAGAGCGTACACTTCCAAAAGCCATTAATAATATTCCGATTCGGATTTTAATCTTTTATATTGGTGCGTTACTCGTATTAATGTCTATTTATCCGTGGAGCAATATTGACCCAAATACAAGTCCATTCGTAAGCGTCTTTACGATGATTGGGATTCCTGCAGCTGCCGGTATTATTAACTTTGTGGTGTTAACGGCTGCTATGTCTTCCTGTAATAGTGGGATTTTTAGTACAAGCCGGATGCTTTACACTCTTTCAGCAGAAGGAAAAGCACCGAAAAAAATGCATCATTTGAGCTCTAACGGGGTTCCAGCAACAGCGTTAATTACTTCTACAGCATGTTTACTTATTGGTGTATTTTTAAATTATTTCTTACCGGAGCAAGTCTTTATTTTAGTAACAAGTATCGCAACGATTTGCTTTATCTGGGTTTGGGGTATTATTTTAGTGGCGCATTTACGCTTTCGTCATAAACATCCAGAAATCGCAGAAAAAAGTAAGTTCAAAATGCCTTTATCGCCTTTAATGAACTGGGTTAGCTTAATTTTCTTCGGAGGATTACTAGTTATTCTCGGTTTTGCAGCTGATACAAGAATTGCGCTTTTCGTTACACCAGTATGGTTCTTGATTTTAGGTATCGCTTATCAAATTTTAAAAGCATCCAACCGAAAGACAAAAATTAGACATAATTAACAACCGAGCAAGTATTCGCTAAAGGAAGCTATTTTAGGGAATGCTTGCTTTTTTGGTGCATGAAAATGGTCCGCGAAATTCTTTACAAATAAAAAAAATCGTGTAGAATGAGAGGTGTTTAGAGCATTTTGTCGCGCTCACGCATATCGAGTGAGTACTCACTCATTTTTAGAGATAACTTTTTATGTGAAGCAACGTACAAATGGCGAATAATATGTGAATTTACATACATATTAAGTAGTGCGTAATGAAAGGGATGAGAAAATGATTCATGCAGGATTAGATGTGGGATCAACAACAGCAAAGGCTGTAGCACTTAATGACCAGGGGGATATTTTATTTCAAACCTACAGAAGACATTATTCAGACATTAAAAAAGTAACATTAGAAATTATGCAAGACATGCAAAAAAAATGTGGCATGACAGAAATGACATTCAAAATTACGGGATCATCTGGATTAGCGATTTCTAAATTCTTGAATGTACCTTTTGTGCAGGAAGTAATTGCTTGTACAGAAGCAGTAGAGCAAGTAATTCCAGAGACAGATGTAGTAATCGAGCTGGGCGGGGAAGATGCGAAGATTATTTATTTCAGCGGTGGAATTGAACAAAGAATGAATAATGCCTGTGCGGGTGGAACTGGTGCTTTTATTGACCAAATCGCGACACTACTTCAAACAGATCCAACAGGTTTAAACGAACTGGCGCAAAATGCGAATACGATTTATCCGATTGCTTCCAGATGTGGCGTATTCGCCAAAACCGATGTGCAACCTTTACTTAATGAAGGCGCGAGAAAAGAAGATATTGCCGCTTCGATTTTCCAAAGTGTCGTGACACAAACGATTAGTGGGCTTGCTTGTGGACGTCCAATCCGCGGGAAAGTTGCGTTTCTTGGAGGACCACTTACTTTCCTTGATCAGTTACGTTATCGTTTTACAGAAACATTGAAGATGAAAGATAGTGATATTATTGCGCCTCAAAACGCGGAATATTTTATTGCACTTGGAACAGCTTTTACTGGATTAAATGATGTACCTTTAAAAGTAGATGATATGATTCATCGCCTTTCCAATATGGATATGACGACGATGGCAACGGATACGGTCATTTTACCAGCACTTTTCGAAAAGCAAGAGGACTTGGAAGAATTTCGTGCGCGTCATAATCAAATGAAAGCCAAACGAGCAAAACTGGAAGATTATGAAGGGGATGCTTATTTAGGCATTGATGCAGGATCAACCACGACCAAATTAATCTTAATGAGCCAAACCAATGAAATTCTTTACTCGTTTTATTCTAGTAATAATGGGAATCCGCTTCAATCAGTTATTGACGCAACGAGTGATTTATATGAAATTTTACCGGAAAAAGTTCGAGTTGCGCAGTCTGGAATTACAGGCTACGGCGAGTCGCTTATTAAAGCCGCGCTAAAAATTGATGTTGGCGAAATTGAAACAGTGGCTCATTATCGTGCAGCTCGCGAATTTTTACCTGACGTTGATTTCATTTTAGACATTGGCGGACAAGATATGAAATGTATGAAAATCAAAAAAGGCGCACTGGATAGTTTGATGCTTAATGAAGCTTGCTCGGCCGGGTGTGGCTCGTTTCTTGAAACATTTGCGCAAACACTTAATTTATCCATCGAAGAGTTTGCGGCTCGGGCGCTTGAAGCAAAAGCCCCTGTGGACCTAGGTTCTCGCTGTACCGTTTTCATGAATTCTAAAGTGAAACAAGTACAAAAAGAAGGCGTGAGCATGGAAGATTTATCTGCGGGTCTTGCTTATTCAGTCGTAAAAAACGCGTTGCAAAAAGTAATCAAACTCCGCAGCCCAAAAGACATTGGCGAAAAAGTAATCGTTCAAGGCGGAACTTTTTACAACGAATCAGTCTTGCGTGCTTTTGAACTATTAACAGGGCGTGAAGTAGTTCGACCAGATATCGCCGGAATGATGGGCGCATACGGTGCTGCCCTAATTGCCCGCGAACATTATGAAACTGGGGAAGTAACGGAAATGCTCGTACTGGAAAAATTGCGTGAATTTAGCGCGGAAACTTCCCAGTCGCGCTGTAACCTTTGTAGTAATACGTGTCAGCTGACAGTGACAAGATTTGGCGATGACCGAATGTTTGTTAGTGGGAACCGTTGTGAACGCGGAGAACGTGTCGAAACGAAGCGTAATTTACTGCCCAACTTATATGCGTATAAATTAAAACGTACCTTTGATTACAAATCATTGAAAAAATCAGAAGCAACTAGAGGAACCATTGGTATCCCGCGCGCGCTGAATGTTTTTGAAAACTATCCATTGTGGCATACGATTTTAACTAACTTAGGTTTCCGAGTGGTTTTATCATCTAAATCATCCAAAAACCTATATGACAAAGGTATCGAAACGATTGCCTCTGAAGCAGTTTGTTTCCCAGCCAAACTAACCCATGGTCATATTATGGATTTAATCAAGAAAAAAGCAGACCGCATTTTCTATCCATCTGTCGTTTACGAAAAACCGGAGTTCGGTGAAGCAACGAATAACTTTAACTGTCCTGTTGTGGCTGGTTACCCAGAAGTTATTCGTGTCAATGTGGATGCTTTAGAAGAGAAAAATATTCCAATGATTAGTCCGTTTTTAACTTTAGATAATGAAAAAGCATTAATCGAACAAATGAGCCTCGCTTTCCCAGAAGTTCCAGCTGCAGATATGGAAAAAGCAGTC comes from Listeria monocytogenes and encodes:
- a CDS encoding FMN-dependent NADH-azoreductase, with product MSKVLFIKASPLPNEVSRSSQVAETFMAEYKAKNPSDTVEELVLYNTEVPLLDLELMTAGRELQAGKAFTDLAPDVQKKLNAYNSLTEQFLAADKYVFVFPLWNLGIPPLLKAYIDTFVVAGKSFRYTDHGPEALLKDKKAILIHGSGGIYSAGPTSSFTHGEPYLRTILQFIGINVVPSIFVEGIDHNPSKEAEIVAAAKAVAQESAREF
- a CDS encoding amino acid permease, yielding MEEQKEELQRGLKNRHIQLIAIGGAIGTGLFLGAGKSIHLAGPSIMLVYLIIGAILFFVMRALGELLIHNPTTGSFTEFAEQFIGPWAGFITGWTYWFCWIVTGIAEITAVGMYVKFWVPDLPQWIPALACVLILLLFNLATVKAFGEIEFWFAIIKVVVIIALIVIGFVLVFIGYKHGTSTASFSNLVDYGGFFPNGIAGFLLAFQMATFSFVGIELVGVTAGEADDPERTLPKAINNIPIRILIFYIGALLVLMSIYPWSNIDPNTSPFVSVFTMIGIPAAAGIINFVVLTAAMSSCNSGIFSTSRMLYTLSAEGKAPKKMHHLSSNGVPATALITSTACLLIGVFLNYFLPEQVFILVTSIATICFIWVWGIILVAHLRFRHKHPEIAEKSKFKMPLSPLMNWVSLIFFGGLLVILGFAADTRIALFVTPVWFLILGIAYQILKASNRKTKIRHN
- a CDS encoding 2-hydroxyacyl-CoA dehydratase, with protein sequence MIHAGLDVGSTTAKAVALNDQGDILFQTYRRHYSDIKKVTLEIMQDMQKKCGMTEMTFKITGSSGLAISKFLNVPFVQEVIACTEAVEQVIPETDVVIELGGEDAKIIYFSGGIEQRMNNACAGGTGAFIDQIATLLQTDPTGLNELAQNANTIYPIASRCGVFAKTDVQPLLNEGARKEDIAASIFQSVVTQTISGLACGRPIRGKVAFLGGPLTFLDQLRYRFTETLKMKDSDIIAPQNAEYFIALGTAFTGLNDVPLKVDDMIHRLSNMDMTTMATDTVILPALFEKQEDLEEFRARHNQMKAKRAKLEDYEGDAYLGIDAGSTTTKLILMSQTNEILYSFYSSNNGNPLQSVIDATSDLYEILPEKVRVAQSGITGYGESLIKAALKIDVGEIETVAHYRAAREFLPDVDFILDIGGQDMKCMKIKKGALDSLMLNEACSAGCGSFLETFAQTLNLSIEEFAARALEAKAPVDLGSRCTVFMNSKVKQVQKEGVSMEDLSAGLAYSVVKNALQKVIKLRSPKDIGEKVIVQGGTFYNESVLRAFELLTGREVVRPDIAGMMGAYGAALIAREHYETGEVTEMLVLEKLREFSAETSQSRCNLCSNTCQLTVTRFGDDRMFVSGNRCERGERVETKRNLLPNLYAYKLKRTFDYKSLKKSEATRGTIGIPRALNVFENYPLWHTILTNLGFRVVLSSKSSKNLYDKGIETIASEAVCFPAKLTHGHIMDLIKKKADRIFYPSVVYEKPEFGEATNNFNCPVVAGYPEVIRVNVDALEEKNIPMISPFLTLDNEKALIEQMSLAFPEVPAADMEKAVQAGLEEAELCRKDIQAEGEAALTYIKKNKIKGIVLAGHPYHIDPEVNHGIPELITMNGMAVLTEDSISHLGEIDHKLRVENQWKYHARLYRAASFTAKSEDLEFVQLTSFGCGLDAITTDMCQEIIEGHNKVYTLLKIDEINNLGAARIRVRSLKAAMEEREKNNVKPGIMAKPKERPLFTKEMKKTYTILAPQLAPTHFEMLEAACKVGGYNLEVLPAVTPRAVDEGLRYVNNDACYPAILTIGQMMDALKHGDYDVNNLAVLMTQTGGGCRATNYISMLKKALGEAGLDHIPVISLNANGLEKQPGFKMTPKVLVRFLAGISLGDALDRMLYRTRPYEVEPGSANKMFRHYLDAGRELMKNYSFGAYKKLANEMVRAFDNLPITNEVKPRVGVVGEILVKFHPGANNNIVDVIEDEGGEAVVPDLTDFILYCCYDDHFAANTFGRSKVKSFAKQSVAIPLINQFRKPVTDALKKSERFEAPASIESIAEKASQLLSLGNKMGEGWFLTGEMFELLDSNVPNIACLQPFACLPNHITGRGMIKGLKKMYPEANIMSIDYDAGSSSVNQLNRIKLMLSIARKQLETAEVITEKETNTRFNPREKILGKAKQVRESAPVEMIGNKVKQARDADPVGAIAQKVKHVASSSEHVQTDNE